The following is a genomic window from Collimonas fungivorans Ter331.
CGCCAGCGTCTCCCTGCAAACCATCTATAAATACTACGGCAGCAAGGAAGCATTGTTGTTTGCCTGCCTGGAAACCTGGCTGGGTACGCTGGCTTCGCGCATGCTCGATCACCTGCAAGGCATCGAGAGCTGCCAGGACAAGCTGCGCAAGGTGTTCTGGGTGGTGCTGGATTTTTTCGACCGCAATCCCAAGGTCAGCCAGCTCATCATGAGTTCGCTGCAGATCAGCGCCTGGGGACGCGACCGTACTTTCCGCCAGCCGGAAATGATGGAAGTGCTGATGAAGACCCTGACCGATGGCAGGGCGCAAGGCGTGCTGACCGATGAAGTGGATGAAAAAATCCTGCTGGACTATTTCATCGGCATCCTGGAAAGGCTGGTGCACATGCACACCATGCGCGGCGAAAAAGAAGCGCTGGCGTTGCAGGCGAATGCGCTGTTCAGGATGTTGTGGCGGGCGATCGCGAAGCCTGAGCAACTTTAGCCGATTTGGCTTGCAGATAAAAAAATAGCGCCGGCGGTAAGCGGCGCTATTTTTGCGAGGTCGATAAAGTGTTTATCGATATTTACGAATTTGCTTATGCGAAATTCTTCGAAGCAAATTCCCAGTTCGCCAATGCCCAGAATGCTTCCAGGTATTTTGGACGGGCGTTGCGGTAGTCGATGTAGTAAGCATGTTCCCAGACGTCGACAGTAATCAGCGGTTTGGCGTCGGTGGTCAGCGGAGTGGCTGCATTGGAAGTCGACACCAGGCCGAGCGAACCGTCAGCATTCTTCACCAGCCATGCCCAGCCGGAGCCGAAAGTGCCGACCGCGGTCTTGGTCAGTTCTTCCTTGAACTTGTCGAACGAACCCCATTTTGCATTGATCGCATCTGCCAATGCGCCGGTTGGTGCGCCGCCGCCGCCTTTGCTTTGCGGCGAAAGGCTGTTCCAGTAGAAAGTATGGTTCCAGACTTG
Proteins encoded in this region:
- the sodB gene encoding superoxide dismutase [Fe], which codes for MAHTLPPLPYDLDALAPHISKETLEFHYGKHHQTYVTNLNNLVPGTEFENATLEEIVKKSSGGIFNNAAQVWNHTFYWNSLSPQSKGGGGAPTGALADAINAKWGSFDKFKEELTKTAVGTFGSGWAWLVKNADGSLGLVSTSNAATPLTTDAKPLITVDVWEHAYYIDYRNARPKYLEAFWALANWEFASKNFA
- a CDS encoding TetR/AcrR family transcriptional regulator, which codes for MASEKQKIILDRALLKPLIRQRIENTVLDLFSEREFHSVAYGEIASAASVSLQTIYKYYGSKEALLFACLETWLGTLASRMLDHLQGIESCQDKLRKVFWVVLDFFDRNPKVSQLIMSSLQISAWGRDRTFRQPEMMEVLMKTLTDGRAQGVLTDEVDEKILLDYFIGILERLVHMHTMRGEKEALALQANALFRMLWRAIAKPEQL